Proteins co-encoded in one Hyla sarda isolate aHylSar1 chromosome 4, aHylSar1.hap1, whole genome shotgun sequence genomic window:
- the LOC130368828 gene encoding uncharacterized protein LOC130368828 isoform X3 encodes MKALSESVPQEPALTTSSPPQIKKYSNSVSLYSNTAISENSTLPRPLLLFLPWLGSSAPSYKKYIQLYFNLGFDVLVAESSLSHFLWPKTGLEYARRLLDLLMGEKDLCSRKLYLHAMSIGGYTFAQMLVGCSKEQQEMLERIHGQVFDSLVVGTMERMAKGVAHMVAFPLFQSLVVRVTLLYFSLFKAHTVDYYEKGIQAFWEKPVPCPGLFFYCLNDPMSDHNAVEELLHHWRKNGIEVQGKKWMNSVHAGHLRRHTQEYTDILNNFINDLQARVPKSKL; translated from the exons ATGAAAGCATTGTCTGAATCTGTGCCTCAGGAACCAGCACTTACTACCTCATCACCTCCTCAGATAAAAAAATACTCCAACTCTGTCTCCTTATACAGCAACACGGCAATATCTGAAAATTCTACCCTACCTCGTCCACTGTTACTGTTCCTTCCTTGGCTGGGCTCAAGTGCTCCCTCCTATAAGAAGTATATCCAGCTGTACTTTAACCTGGGTTTTGATGTGTTGGTGGCAGAGAGCTCACTATCACACTTTCTGTGGCCCAAGACAGGTCTGGAATATGCAAGACGTTTGTTAGATCTCCTGATGGGAGAAAAGGATCTTTGTTCTCGGAAACTTTACCTCCATGCAATGTCCATTGGAGGCTACACGTTTGCACAGATGTTAGTGGGATGTTCCaaggagcagcaggaaatgctggaGAGGATTCACGGTCAAGTGTTTGACAGTCTTGTGGTTGGCACTATGGAAAGAATGGCAAAAG GTGTGGCACATATGGTTGCTTTCCCTCTTTTCCAGTCGTTGGTTGTACGTGTGACGCTACTTTACTTCTCACTCTTTAAAGCCCATACTGTAGATTACTATGAGAAAGGAATCCAAGCCTTTTGGGAAAAGCCAGTCCCCTGTCCTGGCCTGTTCTTCTACTGCTTAAATGACCCAATGAGTGATCATAATGCAGTGGAAGAGCTCCTTCATCATTGGAGAAAGAATGGAATCGAAGTTCAGGGCAAGAAATGGATGAATTCAGTACATGCAGGGCATCTTCGAAGGCATACGCAGGAGTATACAGATATCCTGAACAATTTCATTAATGATCTACAGGCAAGAGTGCCAAAAAGCAAACTGTAG
- the LOC130368828 gene encoding uncharacterized protein LOC130368828 isoform X1, giving the protein MLTMGTVYRTASIPRMGRFLKCQVSTSPIGLNMKALSESVPQEPALTTSSPPQIKKYSNSVSLYSNTAISENSTLPRPLLLFLPWLGSSAPSYKKYIQLYFNLGFDVLVAESSLSHFLWPKTGLEYARRLLDLLMGEKDLCSRKLYLHAMSIGGYTFAQMLVGCSKEQQEMLERIHGQVFDSLVVGTMERMAKGVAHMVAFPLFQSLVVRVTLLYFSLFKAHTVDYYEKGIQAFWEKPVPCPGLFFYCLNDPMSDHNAVEELLHHWRKNGIEVQGKKWMNSVHAGHLRRHTQEYTDILNNFINDLQARVPKSKL; this is encoded by the exons GGTCGTTTTCTCAAGTGTCAAGTAAGCACGTCACCCATTGGCCTTAATATGAAAGCATTGTCTGAATCTGTGCCTCAGGAACCAGCACTTACTACCTCATCACCTCCTCAGATAAAAAAATACTCCAACTCTGTCTCCTTATACAGCAACACGGCAATATCTGAAAATTCTACCCTACCTCGTCCACTGTTACTGTTCCTTCCTTGGCTGGGCTCAAGTGCTCCCTCCTATAAGAAGTATATCCAGCTGTACTTTAACCTGGGTTTTGATGTGTTGGTGGCAGAGAGCTCACTATCACACTTTCTGTGGCCCAAGACAGGTCTGGAATATGCAAGACGTTTGTTAGATCTCCTGATGGGAGAAAAGGATCTTTGTTCTCGGAAACTTTACCTCCATGCAATGTCCATTGGAGGCTACACGTTTGCACAGATGTTAGTGGGATGTTCCaaggagcagcaggaaatgctggaGAGGATTCACGGTCAAGTGTTTGACAGTCTTGTGGTTGGCACTATGGAAAGAATGGCAAAAG GTGTGGCACATATGGTTGCTTTCCCTCTTTTCCAGTCGTTGGTTGTACGTGTGACGCTACTTTACTTCTCACTCTTTAAAGCCCATACTGTAGATTACTATGAGAAAGGAATCCAAGCCTTTTGGGAAAAGCCAGTCCCCTGTCCTGGCCTGTTCTTCTACTGCTTAAATGACCCAATGAGTGATCATAATGCAGTGGAAGAGCTCCTTCATCATTGGAGAAAGAATGGAATCGAAGTTCAGGGCAAGAAATGGATGAATTCAGTACATGCAGGGCATCTTCGAAGGCATACGCAGGAGTATACAGATATCCTGAACAATTTCATTAATGATCTACAGGCAAGAGTGCCAAAAAGCAAACTGTAG
- the LOC130368828 gene encoding uncharacterized protein LOC130368828 isoform X2, whose amino-acid sequence MYKVGKGRFLKCQVSTSPIGLNMKALSESVPQEPALTTSSPPQIKKYSNSVSLYSNTAISENSTLPRPLLLFLPWLGSSAPSYKKYIQLYFNLGFDVLVAESSLSHFLWPKTGLEYARRLLDLLMGEKDLCSRKLYLHAMSIGGYTFAQMLVGCSKEQQEMLERIHGQVFDSLVVGTMERMAKGVAHMVAFPLFQSLVVRVTLLYFSLFKAHTVDYYEKGIQAFWEKPVPCPGLFFYCLNDPMSDHNAVEELLHHWRKNGIEVQGKKWMNSVHAGHLRRHTQEYTDILNNFINDLQARVPKSKL is encoded by the exons GGTCGTTTTCTCAAGTGTCAAGTAAGCACGTCACCCATTGGCCTTAATATGAAAGCATTGTCTGAATCTGTGCCTCAGGAACCAGCACTTACTACCTCATCACCTCCTCAGATAAAAAAATACTCCAACTCTGTCTCCTTATACAGCAACACGGCAATATCTGAAAATTCTACCCTACCTCGTCCACTGTTACTGTTCCTTCCTTGGCTGGGCTCAAGTGCTCCCTCCTATAAGAAGTATATCCAGCTGTACTTTAACCTGGGTTTTGATGTGTTGGTGGCAGAGAGCTCACTATCACACTTTCTGTGGCCCAAGACAGGTCTGGAATATGCAAGACGTTTGTTAGATCTCCTGATGGGAGAAAAGGATCTTTGTTCTCGGAAACTTTACCTCCATGCAATGTCCATTGGAGGCTACACGTTTGCACAGATGTTAGTGGGATGTTCCaaggagcagcaggaaatgctggaGAGGATTCACGGTCAAGTGTTTGACAGTCTTGTGGTTGGCACTATGGAAAGAATGGCAAAAG GTGTGGCACATATGGTTGCTTTCCCTCTTTTCCAGTCGTTGGTTGTACGTGTGACGCTACTTTACTTCTCACTCTTTAAAGCCCATACTGTAGATTACTATGAGAAAGGAATCCAAGCCTTTTGGGAAAAGCCAGTCCCCTGTCCTGGCCTGTTCTTCTACTGCTTAAATGACCCAATGAGTGATCATAATGCAGTGGAAGAGCTCCTTCATCATTGGAGAAAGAATGGAATCGAAGTTCAGGGCAAGAAATGGATGAATTCAGTACATGCAGGGCATCTTCGAAGGCATACGCAGGAGTATACAGATATCCTGAACAATTTCATTAATGATCTACAGGCAAGAGTGCCAAAAAGCAAACTGTAG